The Bacillota bacterium genome has a window encoding:
- the lepB gene encoding signal peptidase I — MDKDQLEQKCGSKSNSAFIETVKSVVIAVLLALIIRMFVFEPFYIPSGSMVPTLQVGDRIIVSKLSYHFTKPNLGDIMVFKFPLDPSTDFVKRTIGTAKDTVESRNSELYINDKRVEENYLPPELHFDNFGPVKVPPGNYFMMGDNRNHSQDSRAWGPLPEDNIIGKAVLIYWPLNRIKLL, encoded by the coding sequence ATGGATAAAGATCAGTTAGAGCAAAAATGTGGATCTAAAAGTAATTCAGCATTCATAGAAACTGTAAAATCAGTTGTTATAGCGGTTCTACTTGCATTAATTATTAGAATGTTCGTTTTTGAGCCGTTTTATATCCCAAGCGGGTCTATGGTTCCTACTTTACAGGTAGGGGATAGAATCATTGTCAGTAAACTTTCTTACCATTTCACAAAACCAAACTTGGGCGATATTATGGTTTTTAAATTTCCCCTTGATCCCAGCACTGACTTCGTAAAACGGACAATAGGCACCGCTAAAGATACTGTAGAAAGTCGAAACAGTGAGTTATATATTAACGATAAAAGGGTAGAGGAAAATTACTTGCCACCGGAACTGCATTTTGATAACTTTGGGCCGGTAAAGGTGCCGCCAGGCAACTACTTTATGATGGGAGACAACCGCAATCATAGTCAAGATAGCAGAGCATGGGGGCCACTGCCGGAGGATAATATCATCGGTAAAGCCGTTCTTATTTACTGGCCCCTTAACCGCATAAAGTTATTGTAG